A region from the Panicum hallii strain FIL2 chromosome 1, PHallii_v3.1, whole genome shotgun sequence genome encodes:
- the LOC112878780 gene encoding ubiquitin carboxyl-terminal hydrolase 3-like, translated as MGKRWIPLEANPDVMNQFMWGLGVPEGEVQFCDVYGLDDELLAMVPQPVLAVIFLYPLTSLDEEKEELGASGASTAGGKDLSKKVYFTKQTVGNACGTVGVIHAIGNIASQIKLVEGSYFEKFYKKTADMDPIQRAAFLEVDDEMEGAHSVAASAGDTDANVDVNEHFVCFSCVDGELYELDGRKSQPISHGPSSPETLLQDAAKVIKARIAENPNSMNFNVMALSKK; from the exons ATGGGGAAGCGGTGGATCCCGCTGGAGGCCAACCCGGACGTCATGAACCAG TTCATGTGGGGACTGGGGGTCCCCGAGGGGGAAGTGCAGTTCTGCGATGTATACGGCCTCGACGACGAGCTGCTCGCCATGGTGCCCCAGCCCGTGCTCGCCGTCATCTTCCTCTACCCGCTCACCTCCCTG GACGAGGAGAAGGAAGAATTGGGTGCTTCCGGTGCGTCGACCGCAGGGGGCAAG GATCTGAGCAAGAAGGTATACTTTACAAAGCAGACTGTTGGTAATGCATGTGGAACAGTTGGTGTTATTCATGCAATAGGGAACATCGCATCTCAGATCAAGCTAG TTGAGGGGTCCTATTTTGAGAAGTTCTATAAGAAAACAGCTGACATGGATCCAATCCAG CGTGCTGCCTTTCTTGAGGTGGACGATGAGATGGAGGGTGCTCATTCTGTTGCTGCATCTGCTGGTGACACTGAC GCCAATGTTGATGTGAATGAACATTTTGTATGTTTCTCCTGTGTTGATG GTGAACTTTATGAGCTTGATGGACGAAAATCGCAACCCATATCCCATGGCCCTTCATCACCAGAAACCTTGTTGCAG GATGCTGCAAAGGTCATCAAAGCCAGAATTGCAGAGAATCCGAATTCAATGAACTTCAATGTCATGGCTCTTTCAAAGAAGTGA